GTATTTCGTCAAATGCCGCCCTTATTATAGGCAGTCACTTTTTTTTCAAGGCGATGGGCAAGCCATTCAACGATGGCTGAAACGCCCCAATAGATAATACCCACAGCGATAAATGCCTCCAAAAATTTTAAATTTTTAGAGGCAACAATATTCGCTACACCTGTTAATTCTTTCACTGAAAGAAAAAAAGCTAGCGATGTGGCATGTAAAAAGCCTATAAAAACATTCGTAAAATTAGGAATTGATTTACTAAATGCCTGAGGTAATATATACCGTCGCATCGCCTGAGAAAATGTTAAACCAACTGCATAAGCTGCCTCTAGCTGCCCCTTAGGCACACTTAAAATCCCTGATCGAATTATTTCGGAGGCATAGGCACCTGCACTCAATGTCAAAGCAAGTAAAACAAAAAATATTATAGGAATAGAGCTGGATTGAACATTTAACTTTAATGCTTTCGCAAGGACATCCACTATGAAAGGTACCCCAAAATAAACAAGCATTATATGCATAATAATGGGTGTACCTCTAAAAAAAGATACATAAAAATTTAACAACGGTGTGAAAAATTTAGTTTGCTGGATTCGAACAAAGGCAACAATAACACCGATGATTATACCCAATAGGACAGGTGTAATTGTCATAAACAAGGTTAACGGCAATACCTTACTAATTTCTTTAAAAGCTTCGAAAATAAATGCAAAATCTATGGTCATAACTTTTACCTCCTAGCTAGATACAGCTTCCTTTGGCATATAGCGATTAAGATAGCGCTCATTACTCTTAAAAACCCTCTCTAGCAGCATCACAATGACATAATAGACAATTGATAGTGCCAAATAAATTTCTAGCGCTCTTGTGGTAGAGGCAATAAGTGTTTCTCCTCTCCCAACCATATCCATGACACCAATTGAAAATGCAAGAGACGTATCTTTTAAGGAGCTAATCATCGTGTTCGCTAGATTGGGAAAGGCAACACGAAGAGCCTGGGGAAATACAATCCGCACAAAGGCCTGTGTACCGTTTAAACCTACTGAATATGCAGCCTCGATTTGCCCTCGATCCACCGTTAAAATCGAGGCTCTAAAAATTTCTGCAAATGCAGCAGCATTACTTAACGTGTAGGTAATAATGACAAAATACATGGCATCCATTCTTGTTACATCAATATGCACAATCATTAATAATGCAGGTATGCCATAAAACACTAAAAATAATTGTACTAATATCGGTGTACCACGAATAAACGAAATATAGATTGTTATTATTTGTCTCAAAACATTGATATGGAGTAGCTTTGGTAAAGCAATACCTATACCAAGCAGTATGCCAAAAAGAATAGAGAACACTAAAATTTCAAATGTTACTGGTAAATACTGAAGTAATATTGGAAGTATTTTTGCTATAAGCACGAAGTCAAAGTCATTTGCCATACTTCCTTCACCCTCTCTGTTTTCATTAAAAGTCTACGGTATAATCATCACCTAACCACTTTTTACTTAGCTCACTAATAACACCATCTTCCTTTAATTCACGAATAGCATCATCAAGTCGTTGCTGTAGGGTAATCTCATCTTTATTTAATAAGAAATACACTTTTGAATTTAATAATGCGTCTCCCACTACCTTTTGCTGTGCTTCATTGTTTTCGTTATAATACTTCACTGCAAATGGTGTTGTTATAATAGCATCCACACGCCCCGTCGCAAGTTGATTATTAACATCAACTGAGCCTGATGAATAGATGATATTTGCACCTAAATCGTGTTCCTTATTGTATTTCTCAATAAAGACAGCTGAATTACTAGTTGGAGAAACACTCACATTTTTTCCTTTTAAATCATCAATAGATTGAATATCATCGTTTTTTGCATTAACAGTTACCTTTAATGGGAATACATTATAGGGCTCTTTATTAAATAGAAACTTCTCCTCACGCTCATTATTGACTTCCATTTGATGTGCAACAAAATCAATTTTTCTTGTTTCCAAACTTAGCAATAAATTTGAGAATTCCATAGTTTTAAATTCAAACTCATATTCTGGTAGCTTCTCATCAATTGCACGAACAAGCTCCACATCATAACCAGTCAAATTTCCTTTGTCATCTAAGAAGCAGATATTTGGAAATTGTGTACCTGTACCAACAATAATTTTTTGAACTTTCTTTCCACTCTGTGCTGTATCATTCTTACTTGTATCTCCTTCAAGCTTTTCAGTGCCTGCACAAGCGGTTAAAAGCAACATTAACAGTAGCAAACAACTTAAAAGTGTTATTTTTTTCATAATATCCCTCGCTTTTATCAATGTAAACTTAGCTGAATAGTAGTATTTAAAACAGAGTGAAATTTTTTTAATCCCAAATTGGGCATGGTAGCTCTTTTTTGAGAACATGCATGATTTCTGTAAAGGGCGCCCATTAGTTTAAACGTGCTACTAAATACGATTAATTTTATATGTTTTATGACTGTATTTTTTCTTCAGCTAGTGCTGCCTTTAAATGCTCCAGACCAAGTTCTGTAATGGCTTGATAGATACCGTCTTCACTTGAGCCAATTTCTACAACGGGTACATAACGAATTCCATATTTTGTATCGAGAATATCACGGAAAGCATCATTATGCGTTACATCCACTGTTTTATAACGTATACCCTCCTCTTGTAAATAGGTTTTTACCTCATTACAGTAGCTACAGCCCTGCTTCGACCAAATTATTACATCTCTATTTTTTGTCATGATGTTTTCCTCCTTAACTAACCGTTTCTTTTAAATGCACTGGACTCAATAGCTCAAAAGATCGCTCACGCTCAAAATCCTTTAAGACAGGCGTATGCAAAATAAATTCATCGATTTGGTAGTTCACATGGTAGTCATCTAAATTGGCTTTAATTTCTTCAGCTGTACCATATAAAATATCAGCGTCATACTGCTCAATCGTATATTCCTCTCCAGATTCCTGACCAAATTTCTCTGCTAGCTCTACTGATTGTAGTGTCAGGCTTCTGCCACTTGCTAAATGTACCTTTGTAATTTTTTGATCACCTACCAGCTCTTTCGCCTCCTCTTTGCTTGGGGCAGCAAGTGCGGCAATGGAAATCACAAAATGGCCGTTTGGATGGTGACTGCGATAGGTTTTAGCTGCATGTGCCAAAACATTATTATCACTATTAATAAATCGAGCAAAGACGAATGCAATTCCTAGTTTACCTGCAAGAGCAGCACTTTCTGGGCTAGCACCGAGTAAAAATAATGTTGGCTTTATCTTCGGAATAGGCGTTGCTTGTATGCCATATAATTCGTGCTCATTTGGTATTGATTGCTCAATTAATTGCTGTAAAAATATTAATCTTTCCTCAAAATCTCCTCCATTATTGAGCGTGCCATATTGGAGGGCCTTTGTAGAAAGAGGTAAGCCTCCAGGTGTCTTCCCAATACCCAAATCCACTCGACCCGGCTCCAAGGATGCTAAAACATGGAAATTTTCCACTACTTTATAGGGGCTATAATGCTGTAGCATAACCCCACCCGATCCAATGTTGATTGATTTTGTTTTAGCTAGTAAATAAGATACTAATACCTCAGGAGATGTTCCTGCTAATGAATCTGTATGATGGTGCTCCGATACCCAAAAGCGTGAGTAGCCTAATTTCTCAGCTTTTTGTGCGAGTGCCACTGTCTTTTGCAAGGTCTGCTCATTTGTTGCACCCTCGATAATCGGACTTTGATCTAATATACCTAGTGAATAGCTCATATATTGCCTCCTTAATCTTTTTATTTTTATTCAAATCAATTTTCTAGGTTTTAAGAGACAGTATGTTTAACATAACGGCTTTCCTTAAATGGTAAACCTAAATTGCCACGTAATGTATCCGCCTCATACTCTTCACGATAAAGCCCTCTTGCTTGTAAAATTGGTACAACCTTATCTATAAAATCGTCAAGTGCACCAGGTACAGTTACAGCAATAATAAAGCCATCCGCTGCCTCCTTTTCAAACCATTCCTGCACTAGATCAGCGACTTGCTCGGCTGTTCCGAAGAAAGCTGTTTTTGGTGTTGCCTCACGTAAAGCAACTTGTCGTAATGTCAGTCCTTCTTGTTTGGCATATTTTTTTATATAATCGGTTGTACTTCTAAAGCTATTTGCTCCTATATCACCAAGCTCTGGGAATGGAGCATCCACATCATACTGTGTAAAATCATGATGATCAAAGTATCGTCCTAAATAAGCAAGTGCACGTTCTATGGATACCAGCTCCACGATTTCCTGATATTTAGCTTCAGCCTCCTCCAGCGTTTCACCAATAATTGGAGATATTCCTGGGAAGATTTTAATTTCCTGTGGATTACGTCCAAATTCAAAAGCCTCTGTCTTAACCCTTTGATAAAATTTCTGTGCCTCATCTAAAGATGCACCATGTGTAAAAATTGCATCTGCATCCTTAGCTGCTAAACGGATACCTGCATCAGACGAGCCAGCCTGAAAAATAACAGGCTGACCTTGCCTCGAGCGTGCAATATTAAGTGGTCCCTGTACAGAAAAATATTGTCCCTTATGGTGTAAGGTATGTAGTTTATGTGGATCAAAAAACACATCCTGTTCTACATCTGCAATAAAAGCATCATCGTCCCATGAATCCCATAAGCCCTTAGCCACTTCTAAATATTCTTCAGCAATTTGATAGCGCTCTGCGTGAGTAGGATGCTGTTCTATTATTTTATTGTAGTTTAAGGCAGTGCTTTCTAAAGGAGTTGTCACAACATTCCATCCAGCACGTCCTCCACTTATATGATCCAAAGAGGCAAATTGACGTGCAACTGTAAAAGGTTCACTGTAGGAGGTAGATACTGTGCCAACTAGCCCAATGTTTTTTGTTGCTACTGCTAATGCTGATAAAATTGTTATTGGCTCAAAGCGATTTAAAAAATGAGGAATGGATTTTTCGTTGATAAACAAACCATCTGCAATAAACACTACATCAAATTTCCCTTGCTCTGCCTTTTGTGCCTGCTGGATGTAAAATGGTAGGCTTACACTTTGATTACTTGCTACCTTTGGATGACGCCAGCTTGAAATATTGCCACCTACACCGTGAATAATTGCTCCAAATCGAATTTTGTCCTGTCTCACCATATTCATTTCCTCCTCAAACTTCATTTTTTACTAAACAT
This genomic stretch from Lysinibacillus pakistanensis harbors:
- a CDS encoding glutaredoxin family protein, translated to MTKNRDVIIWSKQGCSYCNEVKTYLQEEGIRYKTVDVTHNDAFRDILDTKYGIRYVPVVEIGSSEDGIYQAITELGLEHLKAALAEEKIQS
- a CDS encoding LLM class flavin-dependent oxidoreductase, whose translation is MVRQDKIRFGAIIHGVGGNISSWRHPKVASNQSVSLPFYIQQAQKAEQGKFDVVFIADGLFINEKSIPHFLNRFEPITILSALAVATKNIGLVGTVSTSYSEPFTVARQFASLDHISGGRAGWNVVTTPLESTALNYNKIIEQHPTHAERYQIAEEYLEVAKGLWDSWDDDAFIADVEQDVFFDPHKLHTLHHKGQYFSVQGPLNIARSRQGQPVIFQAGSSDAGIRLAAKDADAIFTHGASLDEAQKFYQRVKTEAFEFGRNPQEIKIFPGISPIIGETLEEAEAKYQEIVELVSIERALAYLGRYFDHHDFTQYDVDAPFPELGDIGANSFRSTTDYIKKYAKQEGLTLRQVALREATPKTAFFGTAEQVADLVQEWFEKEAADGFIIAVTVPGALDDFIDKVVPILQARGLYREEYEADTLRGNLGLPFKESRYVKHTVS
- a CDS encoding amino acid ABC transporter permease, whose protein sequence is MANDFDFVLIAKILPILLQYLPVTFEILVFSILFGILLGIGIALPKLLHINVLRQIITIYISFIRGTPILVQLFLVFYGIPALLMIVHIDVTRMDAMYFVIITYTLSNAAAFAEIFRASILTVDRGQIEAAYSVGLNGTQAFVRIVFPQALRVAFPNLANTMISSLKDTSLAFSIGVMDMVGRGETLIASTTRALEIYLALSIVYYVIVMLLERVFKSNERYLNRYMPKEAVSS
- a CDS encoding transporter substrate-binding domain-containing protein, with the translated sequence MKKITLLSCLLLLMLLLTACAGTEKLEGDTSKNDTAQSGKKVQKIIVGTGTQFPNICFLDDKGNLTGYDVELVRAIDEKLPEYEFEFKTMEFSNLLLSLETRKIDFVAHQMEVNNEREEKFLFNKEPYNVFPLKVTVNAKNDDIQSIDDLKGKNVSVSPTSNSAVFIEKYNKEHDLGANIIYSSGSVDVNNQLATGRVDAIITTPFAVKYYNENNEAQQKVVGDALLNSKVYFLLNKDEITLQQRLDDAIRELKEDGVISELSKKWLGDDYTVDF
- a CDS encoding LLM class flavin-dependent oxidoreductase, yielding MSYSLGILDQSPIIEGATNEQTLQKTVALAQKAEKLGYSRFWVSEHHHTDSLAGTSPEVLVSYLLAKTKSINIGSGGVMLQHYSPYKVVENFHVLASLEPGRVDLGIGKTPGGLPLSTKALQYGTLNNGGDFEERLIFLQQLIEQSIPNEHELYGIQATPIPKIKPTLFLLGASPESAALAGKLGIAFVFARFINSDNNVLAHAAKTYRSHHPNGHFVISIAALAAPSKEEAKELVGDQKITKVHLASGRSLTLQSVELAEKFGQESGEEYTIEQYDADILYGTAEEIKANLDDYHVNYQIDEFILHTPVLKDFERERSFELLSPVHLKETVS
- a CDS encoding amino acid ABC transporter permease, producing the protein MTIDFAFIFEAFKEISKVLPLTLFMTITPVLLGIIIGVIVAFVRIQQTKFFTPLLNFYVSFFRGTPIIMHIMLVYFGVPFIVDVLAKALKLNVQSSSIPIIFFVLLALTLSAGAYASEIIRSGILSVPKGQLEAAYAVGLTFSQAMRRYILPQAFSKSIPNFTNVFIGFLHATSLAFFLSVKELTGVANIVASKNLKFLEAFIAVGIIYWGVSAIVEWLAHRLEKKVTAYNKGGI